One Candidatus Micrarchaeia archaeon genomic region harbors:
- a CDS encoding LSM domain-containing protein yields MPEKRPFDVLNGSLNNTVIIGLKGGVEFQGTMVAYDVHMNIVLENAKQFVNGEEKKGLGTVLLRGDSVVFISPS; encoded by the coding sequence ATGCCAGAGAAAAGGCCTTTCGACGTGCTCAACGGTTCGCTCAACAACACCGTGATAATAGGGCTCAAGGGAGGAGTGGAATTCCAGGGGACCATGGTCGCGTACGATGTGCACATGAACATCGTGCTCGAGAACGCGAAGCAGTTCGTGAACGGCGAGGAGAAGAAGGGCCTCGGGACCGTGCTGTTGCGCGGGGACAGCGTAGTGTTCATATCCCCATCCTGA